The proteins below are encoded in one region of Paenacidovorax monticola:
- a CDS encoding response regulator transcription factor gives MQQTFASSAEYTIAIVEDDEDIRANVCRFIEKSGLRAWGADSAEAFYVRLLRDKADLVVVDLGLPGEDGLSLVQRLATQGIPVVVLTARGDLDSRIAGLDAGALQYFVKPTDMNELVAGIRSQLRRTGPRPVNGEQVMPWRLDGAAARLIAPNQRAVALTSRELELVGCLMAAKGGWSPSRPWWTPWAMATWRMASTASSRN, from the coding sequence ATGCAACAAACATTTGCGTCTTCCGCCGAATACACGATTGCCATCGTAGAGGACGACGAAGACATTCGCGCCAACGTGTGCCGGTTCATCGAGAAGTCGGGGTTGCGTGCCTGGGGCGCCGATTCTGCCGAGGCTTTCTATGTCCGGCTGCTGCGCGACAAGGCCGACCTGGTCGTGGTCGATCTGGGCCTGCCGGGCGAGGATGGGCTGAGCCTCGTTCAGCGCCTGGCGACGCAGGGCATTCCGGTCGTGGTTCTGACGGCGCGCGGGGACCTGGACAGCCGCATCGCTGGCCTGGATGCGGGGGCCCTGCAGTACTTCGTCAAACCCACGGACATGAATGAGCTGGTGGCGGGCATCCGCTCGCAACTGCGCCGCACGGGGCCACGCCCCGTGAATGGCGAGCAGGTCATGCCCTGGCGCCTCGACGGCGCTGCCGCGCGCCTGATCGCGCCCAACCAGCGCGCCGTTGCCCTGACCAGTCGCGAGCTGGAGCTGGTGGGCTGCCTGATGGCGGCCAAGGGGGGCTGGTCACCAAGCAGACCCTGGTGGACACCATGGGCAATGGCGACCTGGAGGATGGCTTCCACCGCATCGAGTCGCAACTGA
- a CDS encoding sensor histidine kinase, whose translation MHQHSRILTLSGFGLLIAVSVGLTLAFILAPYLSAHRAGGLRLGPDLPMQQLVDRGGHLGINQVAALPDTAFTQVRAPLNQGYTHAVYWLKVAPPPTPAGSEARWLELHPTYLDRVTLYQSDGDSWREHNSGDTVSMADRVRVRQPMFPLIPGQPFILRIQTTSAMQLYGTVWQETPLMARLATVEWSSGLYMGICLVLVTLISAAALAFRSRSLGALAVLAAVGLVHGANVRGYAQLWLPDSLGTWNDTMVSVGAFVLAATLPWQTRELLTRGTKWRHTDRALLLLVLLSLASLASVPLNRYNDWAWVGVASPWLASVLGACVAWGNLRRHGACAERTLIFVPYAIHSVLGAQVAAAFVGWVPSNLEASVFWQLEALVFYTLITIAAGVGLVQKFRDSAAAQAQLVESLAKSEHALEERVRVRTVELIKTQNALQAALHSEREMRLDQRQFFNMVNHEFRTPLAVVDSAATEQLSFPSADIDAQTERAAQIRRACRRLTALVDNCLINDRLDNSGFRLQLVSAPVQEIMEEAAQLVRWSPRHRLHLFTEGAPTEWVCDPTLVRIALSNLVDNAVKYAQSGEIFVAAHRDPQGALQLSVADEGPGLPPDAVQRLFEQFERGHRTDQTKGFGLGLWVSRRVARLHGGDVRVESSTGHGTCFTLTLPLRTPSESILDIAPPTVTMATP comes from the coding sequence ATGCACCAACACTCACGAATACTCACACTCTCAGGATTTGGACTCCTGATCGCGGTGTCCGTCGGCCTGACCCTGGCATTCATTCTGGCCCCCTACCTGTCGGCACATCGGGCCGGGGGGCTTCGCCTTGGCCCCGACCTGCCCATGCAGCAATTGGTGGACCGCGGCGGCCACCTCGGCATCAACCAGGTAGCGGCCTTGCCTGACACGGCTTTCACGCAGGTTCGGGCTCCCCTCAATCAGGGCTACACCCATGCGGTGTATTGGCTGAAGGTCGCCCCTCCGCCCACCCCTGCGGGGTCCGAGGCCCGCTGGCTCGAACTCCATCCGACCTACCTGGATCGGGTCACGCTGTACCAGTCCGATGGCGATTCGTGGCGCGAACACAACAGCGGGGACACTGTCTCCATGGCCGATCGCGTCAGGGTGCGCCAGCCCATGTTCCCGCTGATTCCGGGTCAGCCCTTCATCCTGCGCATCCAGACCACCAGCGCGATGCAGCTGTACGGCACGGTGTGGCAAGAGACGCCGCTGATGGCCCGACTCGCCACCGTGGAATGGTCTTCCGGCCTCTATATGGGCATCTGCCTCGTGCTGGTCACGCTCATCAGCGCAGCGGCCCTGGCGTTCCGCAGCCGCAGCCTCGGGGCCCTGGCGGTTCTGGCCGCCGTCGGTCTCGTGCACGGAGCCAACGTGAGGGGCTATGCCCAGCTCTGGCTGCCGGACAGCCTCGGCACATGGAACGACACCATGGTCAGCGTGGGTGCCTTCGTGCTGGCGGCGACGCTGCCCTGGCAGACGCGGGAATTGCTGACCCGGGGCACCAAATGGCGCCACACGGACCGCGCCCTGCTCTTGCTGGTGCTGCTGAGCCTGGCGTCCCTGGCCAGCGTCCCCCTGAACCGCTACAACGACTGGGCCTGGGTCGGGGTCGCCTCGCCCTGGCTGGCCAGCGTGCTGGGGGCCTGCGTGGCCTGGGGCAATCTGCGGCGCCATGGCGCATGCGCCGAGCGCACCCTGATCTTCGTGCCCTATGCCATTCACTCGGTGCTGGGCGCGCAGGTGGCCGCGGCGTTCGTCGGCTGGGTGCCCTCCAATCTGGAGGCCAGCGTCTTCTGGCAGCTGGAAGCGCTGGTCTTCTACACGCTGATCACCATCGCCGCCGGTGTGGGCCTGGTCCAGAAGTTCCGCGACTCCGCAGCCGCGCAGGCGCAGTTGGTGGAGTCCCTGGCCAAGTCCGAGCATGCGCTGGAGGAACGCGTACGCGTGCGCACCGTGGAGCTGATCAAGACGCAGAACGCCCTGCAGGCCGCCCTGCACAGCGAACGCGAAATGCGGCTGGACCAGCGCCAGTTCTTCAACATGGTCAACCACGAATTCCGCACGCCGCTGGCCGTGGTGGACAGCGCGGCCACCGAGCAGCTGTCGTTTCCGTCCGCCGACATCGACGCCCAGACCGAGCGCGCGGCGCAGATCCGCCGCGCCTGCCGCCGCCTCACGGCCCTCGTGGACAATTGCCTGATCAACGACCGCCTGGACAACTCGGGCTTTCGCCTGCAGCTGGTTTCGGCGCCCGTGCAGGAGATTATGGAGGAAGCGGCCCAGCTCGTGCGCTGGTCTCCACGGCACCGCCTGCACCTGTTCACGGAAGGGGCGCCGACCGAATGGGTGTGCGACCCGACGCTCGTGCGCATCGCCCTGTCCAACCTGGTGGACAACGCCGTGAAGTACGCGCAGTCCGGCGAGATCTTCGTGGCGGCACACCGTGATCCCCAGGGTGCGCTGCAGCTCTCGGTGGCCGACGAAGGACCGGGCTTGCCGCCCGATGCGGTCCAGCGCCTCTTCGAGCAGTTCGAGCGCGGCCACCGCACGGACCAGACCAAGGGCTTCGGGCTAGGCTTGTGGGTGTCCCGCCGTGTGGCCCGGTTGCATGGCGGCGACGTGCGGGTGGAGTCCTCGACCGGACATGGCACCTGCTTCACGCTCACACTGCCCCTGCGAACGCCCAGCGAGTCCATCCTGGACATCGCGCCCCCGACCGTGACCATGGCCACGCCCTGA
- a CDS encoding IPTL-CTERM sorting domain-containing protein: MEVRNKTKNTSLFYTFNFAAQPGIPWQTVGGYQYTGWQAIDVAPGNGLLDVGDVVTVEIIAAGCSQGGHSGEIYVDSIAPFFAGLSIAATGPTSAKPGDNVAYTYNYGNASGVMVFNGKVVVKAPQSVNTGGASTQPNPADYLNATFVSASGASCVEAPTGTVTCDVGDLVDHASGSFNIVWNVPPNSSTVSPTNKLNHGDYAISANGASTVRGPLVQTTLLGAASSLTDLAVTVTDGVSAVAPGGALTYTVTVTNNGPLPVTGAPLVQTVANGLTVGAWSCAAAGSGSCSAASGSGQVNPGDLTVSIPAGESITLTVTATAAASGNASTTFHVDPPAGITDSNTANNTAGDTDNIGTLHTLAVTKSGSGTGSVVSSTRDLVCDNSASPVCSVSVADGYSKILTAAASAGSIFKGWSSGPCAGSATNPCTVPAMTGNVTADAEFAKAYIVTPNLSGGNGTLGPNTPQQVEENGSTVFTFTPNAGYVPKIDGSTCPGTLAGNTYTVTPVNANCSFTASFTNDTVTLTSSAGAGGSIGPSGATLIARGSSQTYTVTPNSGFTPIMGGTCQGTLNTSVTPNTYTVSNAQSSCTVIATFTNDPVHVTSSVNGGNGSIDTVGQITLPRGGARVYTFSPAAGYAPVVTGNCPGTLAGNTYTVSPVNADCDFAVAFTNQTVNITATVTGGTGTITNPGVTAVAHGGGMSYTATPGAGNVAVFGGTCSATRAGDTVTVTNALANCSVDVKFVATADAVTVTAVVAGTRGTVTTPGQNASGQTVLGRGDSRVYTLAPAPGYKPVLVPGPNACTGMLSNNTFAVNNVQNDCFVRIRFVPKDALTSVPTLSEWGLIILSVAMGLFALGVRRQQMR; this comes from the coding sequence GTGGAAGTGCGCAACAAGACCAAGAACACGTCGCTGTTCTACACCTTCAATTTCGCCGCGCAGCCGGGCATTCCATGGCAGACCGTGGGCGGCTACCAGTACACGGGCTGGCAGGCGATCGACGTGGCTCCGGGCAACGGCCTGCTCGATGTGGGCGACGTGGTGACGGTGGAAATCATCGCCGCGGGCTGCTCCCAGGGCGGGCATTCGGGCGAAATCTATGTCGATTCCATCGCTCCGTTCTTTGCCGGGCTCTCCATTGCGGCCACCGGGCCCACCAGCGCCAAGCCCGGCGACAACGTGGCCTACACCTACAACTATGGCAATGCCAGCGGTGTCATGGTGTTCAATGGCAAGGTGGTCGTCAAGGCGCCGCAGTCCGTCAACACCGGCGGGGCATCGACCCAGCCCAACCCTGCCGACTATCTCAACGCGACCTTCGTGAGCGCTTCCGGTGCGAGTTGCGTGGAGGCGCCAACGGGCACCGTGACCTGCGATGTGGGCGACCTGGTGGACCACGCCAGCGGCTCGTTCAACATCGTTTGGAACGTTCCGCCGAACTCCAGCACGGTGAGCCCTACGAACAAGCTCAACCATGGCGACTACGCCATTTCCGCCAACGGGGCCAGCACCGTGCGCGGCCCCCTGGTTCAGACGACCCTGCTGGGGGCGGCCAGCAGCCTGACGGACCTGGCCGTGACCGTGACCGACGGCGTCTCCGCCGTGGCCCCTGGCGGTGCGCTCACCTACACCGTGACCGTGACCAACAACGGTCCCTTGCCCGTGACCGGGGCGCCGCTGGTGCAGACGGTTGCCAACGGTCTGACCGTGGGGGCATGGTCCTGTGCCGCCGCAGGCAGTGGCTCGTGCTCTGCCGCCAGCGGTTCGGGCCAGGTCAATCCCGGCGATCTGACCGTGAGCATTCCTGCAGGCGAGAGCATTACCCTGACGGTGACGGCCACCGCGGCAGCATCGGGCAATGCGAGCACGACGTTCCATGTGGATCCGCCCGCCGGCATCACGGACAGCAACACCGCCAACAACACGGCCGGTGACACCGACAATATTGGTACGCTGCATACGCTGGCGGTAACCAAGTCCGGTTCGGGTACGGGTTCCGTGGTGAGTTCCACCCGCGACCTGGTGTGCGACAACAGCGCCTCTCCCGTGTGCTCCGTCTCGGTGGCCGACGGCTACTCGAAGATCCTGACCGCGGCGGCCAGTGCCGGCAGCATTTTCAAGGGATGGTCGAGCGGACCTTGCGCGGGTTCCGCCACCAATCCTTGCACGGTGCCAGCCATGACGGGCAACGTCACGGCGGATGCCGAGTTCGCCAAGGCCTACATCGTCACGCCCAACCTGAGCGGTGGCAATGGCACCCTGGGGCCCAACACCCCCCAGCAAGTGGAGGAAAACGGCTCCACGGTCTTCACCTTCACACCCAATGCGGGCTATGTGCCCAAGATCGACGGCAGCACCTGCCCTGGAACGCTGGCTGGCAACACGTATACGGTGACGCCGGTCAACGCCAACTGCAGCTTCACGGCATCGTTCACCAATGACACGGTGACGCTGACTTCCTCTGCGGGCGCTGGCGGCAGCATCGGTCCCAGCGGCGCCACCCTCATTGCACGTGGCAGTTCGCAGACCTATACGGTCACGCCCAACAGCGGTTTTACGCCCATCATGGGCGGCACCTGCCAGGGGACGCTGAACACCAGCGTGACCCCCAACACCTATACGGTGAGCAACGCGCAAAGCAGCTGCACGGTGATCGCCACGTTCACCAACGACCCGGTGCATGTGACTTCTTCGGTCAATGGCGGCAACGGCAGCATTGACACGGTGGGCCAGATCACGCTGCCACGCGGCGGTGCGCGGGTCTACACCTTCTCGCCAGCCGCTGGCTATGCACCCGTGGTCACCGGCAACTGCCCTGGCACGCTCGCAGGCAACACCTACACCGTGAGCCCGGTGAATGCGGACTGCGACTTTGCCGTGGCCTTCACCAACCAGACGGTGAACATCACCGCCACGGTGACCGGCGGCACGGGGACCATCACCAACCCTGGCGTGACCGCTGTCGCGCACGGCGGCGGCATGTCCTACACCGCAACGCCTGGTGCTGGCAACGTGGCTGTGTTTGGTGGCACCTGCTCCGCCACGCGCGCGGGTGATACCGTCACCGTGACCAATGCGCTGGCCAACTGCAGCGTGGATGTGAAGTTCGTCGCCACCGCCGATGCGGTGACCGTCACGGCCGTCGTGGCTGGTACCCGCGGCACGGTAACAACGCCGGGGCAGAACGCCTCGGGCCAGACCGTGCTGGGGCGCGGTGATTCGCGGGTGTATACCCTTGCTCCGGCGCCCGGCTACAAGCCTGTCCTGGTGCCTGGCCCCAACGCCTGTACCGGCATGTTGAGTAACAACACCTTCGCGGTGAACAACGTGCAGAACGACTGCTTCGTTCGGATTCGCTTCGTTCCGAAGGACGCCCTCACGTCCGTGCCCACCCTGAGCGAGTGGGGCCTGATCATCCTGTCGGTGGCCATGGGGCTGTTTGCCCTGGGGGTTCGCCGTCAGCAGATGCGCTGA
- the ileS gene encoding isoleucine--tRNA ligase: MPDTPFPMRGDLPKREPGWVKEWDEKGIYKKLRDARCGKPKFILHDGPPYANGQIHMGHAVNKILKDMITKARQLEGYDALYVPGWDCHGLPIENAIEKKHGRNLSRDDMQAKSRAYATEQIAQQMADFQRLGVLGEWDNPYKTMNFANEAGEIRAFKRVMERGFVYRGLKPVYWCFDCGSSLAEFEIEYQDKKSTTLDVAFKSHEPAQLAAAFGTPALDKDAFIVIWTTTAWTIPANQALNLNPELMYALVDTPKGYLVLAESLVEQCLERYGLTGTVIATTAGEKLGGLAFEHPLYDVDAGYRRLSPVYLADYATADDGTGIVHSSPAYGLEDYNSCVAHGVRNEDILNPVQGNGTYAADFPLFGGQHIWKAVPVIIEALRGAGRLMTTKEITHSYPHCWRHKTPVIYRAAAQWFIRMDEGEGVFTQPGAKPAKTLRQIALDAIEHTSFYPENGKARLHDMIAGRPDWCISRQRSWGVPIPFFLHKDSGELHPRTMEIMDQAADIVEKGGIEAWSRVTAEDILGAADAPHYTKSTDILEVWFDSGSTFSHVLRGTHPTVHHDQGPEADLYLEGHDQHRGWFHSSLLLASALEGRAPYRGLLTHGFTVDSQGRKMSKSLGNGIDPQEINKKLGAEIIRLWVAASDYSGDIAGDDKILARVVDAYRRIRNTLRFLLANVSDFDPAKDAVPFEQLLEIDRYALTRATEFQAEVLAHYKVYEFHPVVAKLQLYCSEDLGGFYLDVLKDRLYTTAPKSLARRSAQTALWHITHAMLRWMAPFLSFTAEEAWKLFGDSESIFLETYGAVGVGATSDEGLLAKWSRIRAIRDVVNKEIEAVRAAGQVGSSLQANVALTVPPEDHALLASLGEDLKFVFITSAVQLTAGAELGATVQPSTAAKCERCWHYRDDVGHDSTHPTLCGRCTSNLYGAGESRVHA; this comes from the coding sequence ATGCCCGACACCCCCTTCCCCATGCGCGGGGACCTGCCCAAGCGCGAGCCGGGCTGGGTGAAGGAGTGGGACGAGAAGGGCATCTACAAGAAGCTGCGCGACGCGCGCTGCGGCAAGCCCAAGTTCATCCTGCACGACGGCCCGCCGTACGCCAACGGCCAGATCCACATGGGCCACGCGGTGAACAAGATCCTCAAGGACATGATCACCAAGGCGCGCCAGCTCGAAGGCTACGACGCGCTCTACGTGCCCGGCTGGGACTGCCACGGCCTGCCGATCGAGAACGCCATCGAGAAGAAGCATGGCCGCAACCTGAGCCGCGACGACATGCAGGCCAAGAGCCGCGCCTACGCCACCGAGCAGATCGCGCAGCAGATGGCCGACTTCCAGCGCCTGGGCGTGCTGGGCGAATGGGACAACCCCTACAAGACCATGAACTTCGCCAACGAGGCCGGCGAGATCCGCGCGTTCAAGCGCGTGATGGAGCGCGGTTTCGTCTACCGCGGCCTCAAGCCCGTGTACTGGTGCTTCGACTGCGGCAGCTCGCTGGCCGAGTTCGAGATCGAGTACCAGGACAAGAAGAGCACCACGCTGGACGTGGCCTTCAAGTCGCACGAGCCCGCCCAACTGGCCGCCGCCTTCGGCACGCCCGCGCTCGACAAGGATGCGTTCATCGTCATCTGGACCACCACGGCCTGGACCATTCCCGCCAACCAGGCGCTGAACCTCAACCCCGAGCTGATGTACGCGCTGGTGGACACGCCCAAGGGCTACCTGGTGCTGGCCGAGTCGCTCGTGGAGCAATGCCTGGAACGCTACGGCCTCACGGGCACGGTGATCGCCACCACGGCCGGAGAAAAGCTCGGCGGCCTCGCATTCGAGCATCCGCTCTACGACGTGGATGCGGGCTACCGCCGCCTTTCGCCCGTCTACCTGGCCGACTACGCCACGGCCGACGACGGCACGGGTATCGTGCACTCCTCGCCCGCCTACGGCCTGGAGGATTACAACTCCTGCGTGGCCCATGGTGTACGCAACGAGGACATCCTCAACCCCGTGCAGGGCAACGGCACCTACGCGGCCGACTTCCCGCTGTTCGGTGGCCAGCACATCTGGAAGGCCGTGCCCGTGATCATCGAAGCGCTGCGCGGTGCCGGCCGCCTCATGACCACCAAGGAGATCACGCACAGCTACCCGCACTGCTGGCGCCACAAGACGCCCGTGATCTACCGCGCCGCCGCGCAGTGGTTCATCCGCATGGACGAGGGCGAGGGCGTGTTCACCCAGCCCGGTGCCAAGCCGGCCAAGACCCTGCGCCAGATCGCGCTGGACGCCATCGAGCACACGAGCTTCTACCCCGAGAACGGCAAGGCCCGCCTGCACGACATGATTGCCGGGCGGCCCGACTGGTGCATCTCTCGCCAGCGCAGCTGGGGCGTGCCCATTCCGTTCTTCCTGCACAAGGATTCGGGCGAACTGCATCCGCGCACCATGGAGATCATGGACCAGGCCGCAGACATCGTCGAAAAGGGCGGCATCGAGGCCTGGAGCCGCGTGACGGCCGAAGACATCCTGGGCGCCGCCGATGCGCCGCACTACACCAAGAGCACCGACATCCTCGAAGTGTGGTTCGACTCCGGCTCCACCTTCAGCCATGTGCTGCGCGGCACGCACCCCACCGTGCACCACGACCAGGGCCCCGAGGCCGACCTCTACCTCGAAGGCCATGACCAGCACCGCGGCTGGTTCCACAGCTCGCTGCTGCTGGCCTCGGCGCTGGAGGGCCGCGCGCCCTACCGGGGCCTGCTGACCCACGGCTTCACCGTGGACAGCCAGGGCCGCAAGATGAGCAAGTCGCTCGGCAACGGCATCGACCCGCAGGAGATCAACAAGAAGCTCGGCGCCGAAATCATCCGCCTGTGGGTGGCCGCCAGCGACTACTCGGGCGACATCGCGGGCGACGACAAGATCCTCGCGCGCGTGGTGGACGCCTACCGCCGCATCCGCAACACGCTGCGCTTCCTGCTGGCCAACGTGAGCGACTTCGACCCCGCGAAGGACGCCGTGCCGTTCGAGCAGTTGCTGGAGATCGACCGCTACGCGCTCACGCGCGCGACCGAGTTCCAGGCCGAGGTGCTCGCGCACTACAAGGTCTACGAGTTCCACCCGGTCGTGGCCAAGCTGCAGCTCTACTGCTCGGAAGACCTGGGCGGCTTCTACCTCGACGTGCTCAAGGACCGCCTCTACACCACGGCACCCAAGAGCCTCGCACGGCGCAGCGCGCAGACCGCGCTGTGGCACATCACGCACGCCATGCTGCGCTGGATGGCACCCTTCCTCTCGTTCACGGCCGAGGAGGCCTGGAAGCTGTTCGGCGACTCCGAGTCGATCTTCCTCGAAACCTATGGCGCCGTGGGCGTCGGCGCTACCTCCGACGAGGGCCTGCTCGCCAAGTGGAGCCGCATCCGCGCCATCCGCGACGTGGTGAACAAGGAGATCGAGGCCGTGCGCGCCGCGGGCCAGGTGGGCTCGTCGCTGCAGGCCAACGTGGCCCTCACGGTGCCGCCCGAGGACCACGCCCTGCTCGCCAGCCTCGGCGAAGACCTCAAGTTCGTCTTCATCACCTCGGCCGTGCAGCTCACGGCAGGCGCCGAGCTGGGCGCCACCGTGCAACCCAGCACCGCCGCCAAGTGCGAGCGCTGCTGGCACTACCGCGACGACGTGGGCCACGACAGCACGCACCCCACGCTGTGCGGCCGCTGCACCAGCAACCTGTACGGTGCCGGCGAGAGCCGGGTGCACGCGTGA
- a CDS encoding DUF3617 domain-containing protein gives MVLTAVPAAQANASAAKKAAPLPARKTGLWEVTLRGEGLTLKRSGQAPQAAQTVQQCTSAEAEPVMLLSIVPGQENCREVRVGRRAKGGGHDIRTVCHVHDNRVDSHMELQGDLQSAYSGAFEVKYSQTPLRNTGRMVFEGRWLGPCRSGQRPGDMVLPNGVTVNVVDDRKRAESRGSEGHGHDHGGHGRGSHEGHGH, from the coding sequence GTGGTGCTGACCGCCGTGCCCGCTGCGCAGGCCAACGCATCCGCCGCAAAGAAGGCTGCGCCCCTTCCGGCGCGCAAGACGGGCCTGTGGGAGGTGACATTGCGCGGTGAGGGCCTGACCCTGAAGCGGTCGGGCCAGGCGCCGCAGGCGGCACAGACAGTGCAGCAGTGCACCAGCGCCGAGGCGGAGCCTGTGATGCTGTTGTCCATCGTGCCTGGCCAGGAGAACTGCCGTGAAGTCCGGGTCGGCCGTCGCGCCAAAGGTGGGGGTCATGACATCCGCACCGTGTGCCATGTGCACGACAACCGGGTGGACTCGCACATGGAGTTGCAGGGTGACCTGCAGTCCGCCTACAGCGGCGCCTTCGAGGTGAAGTATTCCCAGACGCCCCTGCGCAACACGGGCCGCATGGTATTCGAGGGCCGTTGGCTGGGGCCCTGCAGGAGCGGGCAACGGCCGGGCGACATGGTGCTGCCGAATGGCGTGACGGTGAATGTCGTGGACGACAGGAAGCGCGCCGAAAGCCGAGGCAGCGAGGGGCATGGGCACGACCATGGAGGACATGGCCGTGGTAGCCATGAAGGCCACGGGCATTGA
- a CDS encoding HNH endonuclease encodes MKVLKLSAQGLPQSWISLEQAVIHYAASEVRWESGGQIALFRGGHNALTGEQSVIAVNSIIGTKGVPAINPFDLKPGLTNSKLFARDRNVCAYCGGLFHEQDLTREHIVPFARNGQDHWMNVVTACRPCNHRKGPRTPEQAHMPLLYAPYVPSLWEDFILRNRRILADQMEFLMAHVPKSSRLLA; translated from the coding sequence GTGAAGGTCTTGAAGCTGTCGGCCCAAGGGCTGCCCCAGTCATGGATTTCGCTGGAACAGGCGGTGATCCACTATGCCGCCAGCGAAGTGCGCTGGGAGTCTGGGGGGCAGATCGCGCTGTTTCGCGGTGGGCACAACGCGCTCACGGGTGAGCAGTCGGTGATCGCGGTCAACAGCATCATCGGCACCAAGGGCGTGCCGGCCATCAACCCCTTCGACCTCAAGCCTGGCCTCACCAACAGCAAGCTCTTCGCGCGCGACCGCAACGTCTGCGCCTATTGCGGCGGCCTGTTCCACGAGCAGGACCTCACGCGCGAGCACATCGTGCCGTTCGCGCGGAACGGGCAGGATCACTGGATGAACGTGGTCACGGCCTGCCGCCCCTGCAATCACCGCAAGGGGCCGCGCACGCCCGAGCAGGCCCATATGCCCCTGCTCTATGCGCCCTATGTGCCCAGCCTGTGGGAGGACTTCATCCTGCGCAACCGCCGCATCCTCGCGGACCAGATGGAGTTCCTCATGGCGCACGTGCCCAAGTCGTCGCGGCTCCTGGCGTAG
- a CDS encoding bifunctional riboflavin kinase/FAD synthetase gives MKIFRGFHHPGVAPACALTIGNFDGVHRGHQAMLALLINEARHRGVESCVMTFEPHPRDYFAAVARKPELAPARIATLRDKLTELERCGVQQTVVLPFDARLSSLSPQAFIDEVLVAGLGARYVLVGDDFRFGAKRAGDYALLDAAGQAQGFDVARMNSYEVHGLRVSSSAVREALGRGDMEAVARLLGRPYSISGHVVHGRKLGRELGASAPGAGNGFRTLNLRFAHWKPAASGIFAVQVHGLHDTPLPGVANLGIRPSIDPDDVNGGRVLLETHCLEWPAHLGSEGAYGKIIRVELLHKLHDELKYDGLDALTAGIARDRDEARAYFASTHAETRRQTTRDRI, from the coding sequence ATGAAGATCTTCCGTGGCTTTCACCACCCCGGCGTCGCACCCGCCTGCGCGCTGACCATCGGCAACTTCGATGGTGTGCACCGAGGCCACCAGGCCATGCTGGCCCTTCTGATCAACGAGGCCCGGCACCGCGGCGTGGAAAGCTGCGTGATGACCTTCGAGCCCCACCCTCGGGACTACTTCGCCGCCGTGGCCCGCAAGCCCGAGCTGGCCCCCGCGCGCATCGCCACGCTGCGCGACAAGCTCACCGAACTGGAGCGTTGCGGCGTCCAGCAGACCGTGGTGCTGCCCTTCGACGCTCGCCTGTCGTCGCTCTCGCCCCAGGCATTCATCGACGAGGTGCTCGTGGCCGGCCTGGGCGCACGCTACGTGCTCGTGGGGGACGACTTCCGCTTCGGCGCCAAGCGCGCGGGCGACTACGCCCTGCTCGATGCCGCCGGGCAGGCACAGGGCTTCGACGTGGCGCGCATGAACAGCTACGAGGTGCACGGCCTGCGCGTCTCCAGCTCTGCCGTGCGCGAGGCGCTGGGCCGGGGCGACATGGAGGCCGTGGCCCGCCTGCTGGGCCGCCCCTACAGCATCAGCGGCCACGTGGTGCACGGACGCAAGCTGGGCCGCGAACTCGGCGCGAGCGCACCCGGCGCGGGCAACGGCTTTCGCACGCTCAACCTGCGCTTCGCGCACTGGAAGCCCGCGGCCAGCGGCATCTTCGCGGTACAGGTGCACGGCCTGCACGATACGCCGCTGCCGGGCGTGGCCAATCTTGGCATCCGCCCCTCGATCGACCCCGACGACGTCAACGGCGGGCGCGTGCTGCTCGAAACCCATTGCCTCGAATGGCCCGCCCACCTGGGCAGCGAGGGGGCGTACGGTAAAATCATCCGCGTGGAACTGCTGCACAAACTGCACGACGAACTGAAGTACGACGGTCTCGACGCCCTCACCGCGGGGATTGCCCGCGACCGCGACGAAGCGCGCGCCTACTTCGCATCCACGCACGCCGAGACCCGCCGCCAGACCACGCGCGACCGAATTTGA
- the lspA gene encoding signal peptidase II yields MTAHTSGDAKASLWPWLAWALALLIADQFTKTLILDHYQLGDATHITGFFNIVRAHNTGAAFSFLADAGGWQRWAFTAFGVAATLFILWQLRQHPGQRLFSFALSSILGGAVGNVVDRLMHGYVVDFLDFHAAGWHFPAFNLADSAITVGAACLILDELLRVRHAR; encoded by the coding sequence GTGACGGCGCACACCAGCGGGGACGCCAAGGCAAGCCTGTGGCCCTGGCTCGCCTGGGCCCTGGCCCTTCTGATCGCGGACCAGTTCACCAAGACGCTGATCCTCGATCACTACCAGCTCGGCGACGCCACCCACATCACGGGCTTCTTCAACATCGTGCGCGCGCACAACACGGGCGCGGCCTTCTCGTTCCTCGCGGACGCGGGCGGCTGGCAGCGCTGGGCCTTCACGGCCTTCGGCGTGGCGGCCACGCTGTTCATCCTGTGGCAGCTGCGCCAGCACCCGGGCCAGAGGCTGTTCAGCTTCGCGTTGTCCAGCATCCTGGGCGGCGCCGTGGGCAACGTGGTGGACCGCCTCATGCACGGCTACGTGGTGGACTTTCTTGACTTCCATGCCGCAGGCTGGCACTTCCCGGCCTTCAACCTGGCCGACTCGGCCATCACGGTGGGCGCGGCCTGCCTGATCCTCGACGAGTTGCTGCGCGTACGCCACGCACGCTGA